The Hymenobacter sp. GOD-10R genome includes a window with the following:
- the tssK gene encoding type VI secretion system baseplate subunit TssK: protein MLVAKNYFAVNWVDGMKLSQQHFLDTDLQVQDLVRDTASLFLTDYNFGLLPPVKGATVSSEIELLEKVGNSVEVRLARCNAITAGGCRIAINPESAKYTALRAAFRVDTTVEEAQRASYDIILTVNPFRRVPLGTPDPEESPMRHPFTDSYYDLKVVHTAQINADELGAHFLTIGRIMLREGRYVVDENFIPPCTSMNSHSRLMKYYKDFGYQLNQLQINSFKIVRKIYDRQQASTISRSIEAMCTKVLDYLCQIFFNYRSLDYQHPPVHLLDYFNNLASMVYTGLYCMPAKDKEELLNYFYEWTDVTPNYFESMLLNLVEMTYTHHNIGASMQTVEDFLAVMVKLWARLSGLEYIGQHKENILIREEAPSRPTLTTRNWSLLD, encoded by the coding sequence ATGCTAGTCGCTAAAAATTACTTTGCCGTGAACTGGGTCGATGGCATGAAGCTCTCCCAGCAGCATTTCCTCGACACAGATTTACAGGTGCAGGATTTGGTGCGCGATACTGCGTCGTTGTTTCTAACGGACTACAACTTCGGCTTGCTCCCGCCGGTCAAGGGCGCCACGGTATCCAGTGAGATTGAGCTGCTGGAGAAAGTAGGTAATAGCGTAGAGGTTCGGCTGGCGCGCTGCAATGCCATTACGGCGGGCGGCTGCCGCATTGCGATAAATCCGGAATCAGCCAAATACACGGCTTTGCGGGCCGCCTTCCGGGTAGATACGACAGTGGAGGAAGCCCAGCGCGCTAGCTATGATATCATCCTCACCGTGAACCCTTTCCGGAGGGTACCACTCGGTACGCCGGACCCCGAGGAATCGCCCATGCGGCACCCCTTCACTGATTCCTACTACGACCTAAAAGTGGTGCATACCGCCCAGATCAACGCCGATGAGCTAGGGGCACATTTCCTGACCATCGGGCGCATTATGCTGCGCGAAGGCCGCTACGTGGTGGATGAAAACTTTATTCCGCCCTGCACTTCCATGAACAGCCATAGCCGGCTGATGAAGTACTACAAGGATTTTGGCTATCAGCTCAACCAGCTGCAAATCAACTCCTTCAAGATTGTTCGTAAGATTTACGACCGCCAGCAGGCATCTACGATCAGTCGCAGCATCGAAGCGATGTGCACGAAGGTGCTCGACTACCTCTGTCAGATCTTTTTCAACTACCGCAGCCTCGACTATCAGCACCCACCGGTACACCTCCTCGACTACTTTAACAACCTAGCTAGCATGGTGTATACGGGCTTGTACTGCATGCCTGCTAAAGACAAGGAGGAGCTGCTGAACTACTTCTACGAGTGGACGGATGTGACCCCGAACTACTTTGAGAGCATGCTGCTGAACCTGGTGGAGATGACGTACACCCACCACAACATCGGCGCGTCGATGCAGACTGTAGAGGATTTCTTGGCGGTAATGGTCAAGCTATGGGCTCGGCTCAGCGGCCTTGAGTATATCGGGCAGCATAAAGAAAACATCCTAATCCGGGAGGAAGCCCCTAGCCGCCCCACCCTGACCACGCGCAACTGGAGCCTACTCGATTAG
- a CDS encoding PAAR domain-containing protein: MPPAARLTDMHTCPMQTPAVPPIPHVGGPIVGPGCPTVLIGKMPAAIVGDLLTCVGPPDTIIKGSATVLIGGMPAARLGDLTAHGGSIVAGFPTVIIGG; encoded by the coding sequence ATGCCGCCTGCTGCCCGCCTCACTGATATGCATACCTGCCCCATGCAAACGCCCGCCGTTCCCCCGATTCCACACGTTGGCGGGCCCATCGTGGGGCCGGGTTGCCCGACCGTGCTGATTGGCAAAATGCCCGCTGCCATCGTGGGGGATTTGCTAACCTGCGTGGGCCCACCCGACACCATCATCAAGGGTTCGGCAACCGTGCTAATCGGCGGAATGCCAGCTGCTCGTCTGGGTGATCTGACGGCGCATGGCGGCTCCATTGTCGCGGGTTTTCCTACCGTTATCATTGGCGGATAA
- a CDS encoding PKD domain-containing protein yields the protein MQRKWLLTGGTFALTGGLLLLLHHHSSKMVLQAQVSPLGLAVGEPLYFADSTAEATKWRWQFGQGSTSTQPQGTFHYKTPGTHMIRLTVTDTVTHDSVSSQFTVQVLPRSVLSAPFVRLLADTVGHEGQQLTFQTAGAPVHSFAWQFGETKQVDSHDPTAFYTYTKPGWYKVTLNTDATMQPLTQWIHILPHFRPFVKPVDHAAEKRTHDIQWRLQRIANGRQVNQQYSYLLKRYFCGKPNTLVVAGSLPPNDFYSYCMNLQFDPGWTIDAVAVEPDTVTQCITKLLVTQHKGE from the coding sequence ATGCAACGCAAATGGCTTCTGACGGGTGGCACGTTCGCTCTGACTGGCGGGCTGCTTTTACTGCTTCATCACCACAGCAGCAAGATGGTCCTGCAAGCCCAAGTGAGTCCGCTGGGGCTAGCCGTCGGGGAGCCGTTGTACTTTGCCGATAGCACGGCCGAGGCCACCAAGTGGCGCTGGCAATTTGGGCAAGGCTCCACCTCGACGCAGCCGCAAGGCACGTTTCATTACAAAACACCCGGTACGCACATGATCCGGCTCACGGTAACGGATACGGTCACGCACGATTCTGTGTCGAGCCAGTTTACGGTGCAAGTGCTGCCCCGCTCGGTATTGTCCGCTCCCTTCGTCCGGCTCTTGGCGGATACGGTTGGCCACGAAGGGCAGCAACTAACGTTTCAGACAGCAGGTGCTCCGGTCCACAGCTTTGCGTGGCAGTTTGGTGAAACAAAGCAGGTTGATTCACACGATCCGACTGCTTTTTACACCTATACAAAACCCGGCTGGTACAAGGTCACGCTCAATACAGACGCGACCATGCAGCCACTGACGCAGTGGATTCATATTCTGCCCCACTTTCGGCCGTTTGTAAAACCAGTGGATCATGCAGCCGAAAAGCGGACGCACGACATTCAATGGCGTTTGCAGCGCATTGCCAACGGCCGCCAAGTGAATCAGCAGTACTCCTATTTACTCAAGCGCTACTTCTGTGGCAAGCCCAACACGCTAGTGGTAGCGGGCAGCCTTCCACCCAACGATTTTTATTCCTACTGCATGAATCTGCAATTCGACCCTGGCTGGACTATCGACGCGGTGGCTGTTGAACCTGACACCGTTACGCAGTGCATTACCAAGCTCTTGGTCACGCAGCATAAAGGCGAGTAG
- a CDS encoding ATP-dependent Clp protease ATP-binding subunit, protein MIPTVLLPDGIQDALHVARALAREYRNERYTAAHLMRALLQNDTPGTALLKTLRKDVAYLREWAEVRIEDLPRVAFAPIELLGDDSVTRVLEEANFIRVRLGLDQLHPICVLAALTKPNVGFPPEQLRSLPLQERDLLANFLRDLAPTSPDSASQEFSDTSTTGSTGKAPTSNGLEGVLQKYCRDKTALAREGRFDPIIGRERELRLIMEILGRRSKPNVILTGDPGVGKTALIDGLAQQLITGPVPYWLKDAVLLELDPSALVAGASYKGEIEDRLKNVLKEVKKFERCILFIDEIHVLLDPKGTAGSGAANLLKPELARGELILLGATTRDEYRKLIEPDQALSRRFELLDVEEPTVKVAERMLHGLVMAYEQHHQLTVADDVVPECVRLAKRYVKDRRLPDAALDLLDRTMAAIRTVTEIAGTDLTTFRQTLNECVIAELTPTERLEEYQWLDQQLQHQTNPVLMGQWQPSLDPAELVTPEAYLAYLTEKLNFLHDLARARQKHVTKTDLAAVVAYKTGIPMGRVQEREKEKLLAIEDHLRQRVVGQDHALKALSDAILESRSGLQKVGHPIGTFFLLGPTGTGKTELSKTLADFLFNDERAMIRFDMSEFKEEHAAALLYGAPPGYVGYEEGGLLVNRIRQQPYAVVLFDEIEKAHASIFDVFLQIMDEGRLHDKLGKEGDFSNALLIFTSNIGSEWVGEQFRRGHIPSSQQLMERMSGSFRPEFLARITEIVPFGPISEQHVLRIFDIQLQHLIDSLHHLGIQLDVSTEARQQLAYSGYSPQYGARPLAGVIRNRLRRPISRMIIAGELAAGQELRVEWSNGGELTWTIREEPLEEIALS, encoded by the coding sequence ATGATACCGACCGTCTTACTGCCCGATGGAATCCAAGACGCGTTGCATGTAGCTCGGGCTCTGGCGCGCGAGTACCGCAACGAGCGTTATACCGCCGCGCACCTGATGCGGGCCCTGCTGCAAAACGATACGCCCGGAACGGCCCTGCTCAAGACGCTGCGCAAAGACGTTGCGTATTTGCGTGAGTGGGCGGAGGTTCGCATCGAAGACCTGCCGCGCGTGGCGTTTGCGCCCATCGAGCTGTTAGGTGACGATTCGGTGACCCGCGTGTTGGAAGAAGCCAACTTCATTCGGGTCCGGTTGGGGTTAGATCAGCTCCACCCAATTTGCGTGCTGGCGGCGCTTACCAAACCAAATGTAGGCTTCCCGCCCGAGCAGCTCCGGTCCTTGCCCTTACAGGAGCGCGACCTGCTGGCCAACTTCTTACGCGACCTAGCTCCTACCAGCCCTGACTCGGCCTCGCAAGAATTCTCCGATACCTCCACTACGGGCTCCACGGGCAAGGCTCCGACTAGCAACGGCCTAGAGGGCGTCTTGCAGAAATATTGCCGCGACAAAACTGCGCTGGCGCGGGAGGGCCGTTTCGATCCTATCATTGGTCGGGAGCGGGAGCTGCGCCTAATCATGGAAATCCTGGGTCGCCGCAGCAAGCCCAACGTCATTCTGACGGGCGACCCCGGCGTGGGTAAAACCGCTCTGATTGATGGCCTGGCGCAGCAGCTCATTACTGGGCCAGTGCCTTACTGGCTGAAGGATGCCGTACTGCTCGAACTCGACCCGAGTGCGCTCGTAGCGGGTGCCTCTTACAAAGGAGAGATAGAAGACCGGCTCAAAAACGTGCTGAAGGAGGTCAAGAAATTCGAGCGCTGCATCTTGTTTATCGACGAGATTCATGTGTTGCTGGACCCCAAAGGCACAGCTGGCAGCGGCGCCGCTAACCTGCTGAAGCCCGAGCTAGCCCGCGGGGAGCTGATTTTGCTAGGTGCTACCACCCGCGACGAGTACCGCAAGCTCATCGAACCCGATCAAGCCCTAAGTCGCCGCTTTGAACTACTTGATGTTGAGGAGCCCACCGTGAAAGTAGCGGAGCGTATGCTACACGGCTTGGTTATGGCCTACGAGCAGCACCACCAGCTAACGGTGGCCGACGATGTAGTGCCAGAATGCGTGCGGCTAGCCAAGCGCTACGTGAAAGATCGGCGCCTGCCCGACGCGGCTCTAGACCTGCTGGACCGCACCATGGCTGCCATCCGTACCGTGACGGAAATTGCGGGTACGGACCTCACTACGTTCCGGCAAACCCTCAACGAATGCGTAATTGCCGAACTCACGCCCACCGAGCGCCTCGAGGAATACCAATGGCTCGATCAGCAGCTACAGCACCAGACCAACCCTGTGCTGATGGGCCAGTGGCAACCTAGCCTCGACCCCGCGGAACTCGTGACACCGGAGGCTTACCTAGCTTACCTGACGGAGAAGCTGAACTTTCTACACGACCTAGCCCGCGCCCGCCAGAAGCACGTCACCAAAACTGACTTGGCGGCGGTGGTAGCTTACAAAACCGGCATCCCGATGGGCCGCGTGCAGGAGCGCGAAAAGGAGAAGCTGCTGGCCATCGAGGACCACCTGCGCCAGCGCGTCGTCGGGCAGGACCATGCGCTTAAAGCGCTATCAGATGCTATTTTGGAGTCGCGGAGTGGACTGCAAAAAGTGGGGCACCCCATCGGTACGTTCTTCCTGCTGGGCCCTACTGGAACCGGTAAAACCGAGCTATCGAAGACTTTGGCCGACTTCCTGTTCAACGACGAACGCGCTATGATTCGGTTCGACATGTCGGAATTTAAAGAGGAGCACGCCGCTGCCTTGCTCTACGGCGCTCCGCCCGGCTACGTCGGCTACGAAGAGGGCGGCTTGCTCGTCAACCGCATCCGTCAGCAACCCTACGCGGTGGTCTTGTTCGACGAGATTGAGAAAGCACACGCCTCTATCTTCGATGTGTTTCTGCAAATCATGGACGAAGGACGCTTACACGACAAGCTCGGCAAGGAAGGCGACTTTTCGAACGCCCTACTCATTTTCACCTCCAACATCGGCAGCGAGTGGGTAGGCGAGCAATTCCGGCGCGGGCATATTCCTAGCTCCCAGCAGCTGATGGAGCGCATGAGCGGCAGCTTTCGGCCCGAGTTTCTGGCGCGCATCACCGAGATTGTCCCGTTTGGCCCGATCAGTGAGCAGCATGTGCTCCGCATCTTCGATATTCAGCTTCAGCATCTTATCGACAGCCTGCACCACTTAGGTATTCAACTCGATGTAAGCACAGAAGCCCGGCAGCAGCTCGCGTACAGCGGCTACTCACCCCAGTACGGCGCGCGCCCGTTGGCCGGCGTAATTCGAAATCGGCTGCGGCGGCCCATCTCTCGAATGATCATCGCCGGCGAGTTGGCAGCGGGTCAGGAACTGCGCGTGGAGTGGTCGAATGGAGGTGAACTTACGTGGACTATTCGGGAGGAACCATTGGAAGAAATTGCACTTTCCTAG
- a CDS encoding TssN family type VI secretion system protein yields MPKAIPDHFFLQYLLLPVLALAVLVALVAVNQKKGLLSGRQVVVLVLVFMLPMALAGLFGLVYLWFIPWYYVLMQAIFFGIGVLYLRQLDKVLGEDRRTQLVFVYLLTSLILLLGSYCFSLIFNLLSSLPYGLWAATCLLAFVVPLLFSQTFEALVAIPNEIRKVWHYPRPAPEVVLDGMDPFRLMILEVELRKRPGITEPPVKVKARAAQELPFGVWFQKFIDDYNYKFPHDPIHTATADATEYGWLFYYVRASPFRLRRYIDADLSIAHNYLNERCLIVAKRVEES; encoded by the coding sequence GTGCCGAAAGCGATACCCGATCATTTCTTCCTGCAATACTTGCTGCTACCTGTCCTAGCCTTGGCAGTGCTCGTCGCGCTGGTGGCCGTTAACCAGAAAAAGGGACTGCTCAGTGGCCGCCAAGTGGTGGTGTTGGTGCTGGTTTTCATGTTGCCCATGGCGCTGGCCGGGCTCTTCGGGCTTGTGTACCTCTGGTTTATTCCTTGGTATTACGTCCTGATGCAAGCTATCTTCTTCGGTATCGGGGTGCTTTATCTGCGCCAGCTCGATAAGGTACTGGGCGAGGATCGACGTACCCAGCTTGTTTTCGTCTACCTGCTGACGAGCCTGATTCTTTTGCTAGGGAGCTACTGCTTTAGCTTGATTTTCAATTTACTTAGCTCACTGCCGTACGGGCTGTGGGCCGCTACCTGCCTGCTAGCTTTTGTCGTTCCGCTGCTGTTTTCTCAGACGTTCGAGGCGCTTGTTGCCATCCCGAATGAGATTCGTAAGGTGTGGCACTACCCACGGCCAGCGCCGGAAGTCGTGCTGGATGGAATGGACCCATTTCGTCTGATGATCCTGGAAGTGGAGCTGCGTAAGCGCCCCGGCATTACGGAGCCTCCCGTGAAAGTGAAAGCCCGGGCGGCGCAGGAGTTACCCTTTGGCGTCTGGTTCCAGAAGTTCATCGACGACTACAACTACAAGTTTCCCCACGATCCGATTCACACGGCGACGGCCGACGCAACGGAATACGGCTGGCTATTTTACTATGTGCGCGCCTCCCCTTTTCGGCTGCGGCGCTACATCGACGCGGATCTGAGTATTGCCCACAACTACCTGAATGAACGCTGCCTGATCGTCGCCAAACGCGTGGAGGAGAGCTAA
- the tssO gene encoding type VI secretion system TssO, whose product MKLLNEKDITRAYWRFLGHFLLLLGILVLAAFMFIQTAAKQLALLRADQVQYQKALFTQQAMAQKADLLYQDLRTLNPKLVGSPASLEARIVRENEELKAELVAKLFERRPHEVYRKLTRYVDELLLLKASIREVDAQIKDKQQELEECISTHKKK is encoded by the coding sequence ATGAAGCTACTTAACGAAAAGGATATCACCAGGGCTTACTGGCGCTTCCTAGGGCACTTTCTGCTGCTGCTCGGTATTCTGGTCCTCGCTGCGTTCATGTTTATCCAGACGGCGGCCAAGCAGCTAGCCCTGCTTCGGGCCGACCAAGTTCAGTATCAGAAGGCGCTCTTTACGCAGCAGGCCATGGCGCAAAAAGCCGATTTGCTTTACCAGGATCTGCGCACCCTCAACCCCAAGTTAGTTGGTTCACCGGCGAGCCTGGAAGCGCGAATTGTCCGTGAAAACGAGGAGTTGAAAGCGGAATTAGTAGCGAAGCTGTTTGAGCGGCGCCCCCACGAGGTATATCGCAAGCTTACCCGTTATGTGGATGAGCTGCTGCTGCTGAAAGCCTCCATCCGTGAAGTAGATGCCCAGATCAAGGACAAGCAGCAGGAATTGGAAGAATGTATAAGCACGCACAAAAAAAAGTAA
- a CDS encoding type VI secretion system baseplate subunit TssG, which yields MFPPDSAASRPAYLLNQLELDYRSEVVAAELLANEQGEALPLARFIFNPLGPTTRPYATDFTPPQFLAAEGSEVPYWRLDIPREGLYDQLPPFLFHPIQPTPGDAADAESLLEQVQQAHAVEQETRQFFLPFDTELHYLRVLRSWQERQHDHLEYAPALLAQFAEAWPILHRLDAARASLFIQCLPLIHQLRGNLPWLEQLLAVFFGVPARFETERPSLQQTTTEPTLRLGQSRLGIDAIAGSAADEGDGAIYLHLGPVPEARTAEFLPHGAARSLLGEVLAYFVPVTAEVIPFVTIERAAPKQSQAVTSYLGYNSYLGAR from the coding sequence ATGTTCCCACCCGATTCTGCTGCTTCTCGGCCGGCGTACTTACTCAATCAGCTGGAGTTGGATTACCGCTCCGAAGTAGTGGCGGCTGAGCTGCTGGCCAATGAACAGGGAGAAGCACTGCCGTTGGCTAGGTTCATTTTCAACCCGTTAGGACCTACTACCCGGCCCTATGCCACTGACTTTACGCCCCCGCAGTTTTTGGCTGCCGAGGGAAGCGAGGTGCCCTATTGGCGCCTCGACATACCCCGTGAAGGGCTGTACGATCAGCTGCCGCCATTCCTATTCCATCCTATTCAGCCTACACCCGGCGATGCTGCCGATGCAGAATCGTTGCTTGAGCAGGTGCAGCAGGCGCACGCGGTAGAACAGGAAACCCGGCAGTTTTTTTTGCCCTTCGATACGGAGCTGCACTACCTGCGCGTGCTGCGCAGCTGGCAGGAGCGCCAGCACGATCATCTCGAATACGCGCCGGCGCTGCTGGCTCAGTTTGCCGAAGCATGGCCCATTCTGCATCGCCTCGATGCTGCCCGGGCTAGCTTGTTCATTCAGTGCCTGCCTCTTATTCATCAGTTGCGCGGCAACTTGCCTTGGCTGGAGCAGTTGCTGGCCGTCTTCTTCGGCGTCCCCGCCCGGTTCGAAACCGAGCGGCCTAGCCTTCAGCAGACGACCACCGAACCAACGCTTCGCCTGGGTCAGTCGCGGCTCGGGATTGATGCCATTGCGGGCAGCGCAGCCGATGAGGGGGATGGGGCCATTTACCTGCACCTAGGTCCCGTGCCGGAAGCACGCACCGCTGAATTTCTACCGCACGGCGCCGCACGTTCCTTGCTAGGGGAAGTGCTGGCTTACTTCGTGCCGGTTACCGCCGAGGTCATTCCGTTCGTCACGATCGAACGTGCCGCACCCAAGCAGTCGCAAGCGGTGACAAGCTACTTGGGCTACAATAGCTATTTGGGCGCGAGATAG
- the tssR gene encoding type VI secretion system protein TssR domain-containing protein, with amino-acid sequence MGKIICLLGVWLALLPSSAGWAQVPLLAFLKPQPAAQHAANTKAPWVVYSDRDNNSTYRQASLATRFQKAQFREAFYVLAERKGFLKLVRYDPALKVGTFYARRLLKDRKAAQYAGWAPKSHFLLASQAPADSLGTTPALYCPALVNAAVLSNLNNYLSHDSLRLFAGPNLASPLTTRLKLYDLAYLYKLSDSGTEALVGKTDWFAADSAATTLLGWAPVAALQRLGQGWFVEADSAAAGRAAQPSVASPTTALLNKPDSLGFSFAFPMVSWSGASRFPVLKKTQVNSSRPTLWQLGLLTPLLASDNYVLNANGQRITQQQMMNWQAHSLSYNLLYVVEDSRAMRPFWGELVNTAQATISRLQSQNQGAAIRLGAVLYHRMPTATPAAARVNHITTQPLTRDLGRAVDRLSRLKLDSVARVASTSQPIRAGLEQAFKMFADYPGENNVVVLVGINGDASNVAQTRAIRTGMQRSEARLLSFQVSAPADTLANSFVLQSQQLVFQSALEEGKAKRDRLVNPGQVVPKPVYDLQLGAQNVYRLAFPKQSMIPGWVLFPTKNKTLPISLLQSTTDSLLAQMRFDTRQTQAALERTFAAMLPLRSRFSPQVSRAFVARKEALMPTLTPAAFGLRTYPFFDRVYTGSFGSTTGFRQLRLITLDTYDVLGQWLTLLAADDLTPTRSAARRQLLGRFRQLGKHTGSALSDTVRLSFPISQLLGLPVRHPLLNQLRMADLNQPSRLPQETFLQLLALLRERRDWYQRVPTTPHGRLTSNGNTYYWLREDLFR; translated from the coding sequence ATGGGCAAGATCATCTGCCTACTCGGGGTGTGGCTAGCCTTGCTGCCGAGCAGTGCTGGCTGGGCGCAAGTACCGCTACTCGCTTTCCTCAAGCCTCAGCCCGCTGCCCAACACGCTGCGAACACGAAAGCGCCCTGGGTGGTGTACTCCGACCGCGACAATAACTCCACGTACCGGCAAGCTAGCTTGGCCACACGCTTCCAGAAAGCGCAATTTCGGGAGGCGTTCTATGTACTGGCAGAACGAAAAGGCTTCTTGAAGCTGGTGCGCTACGATCCAGCGCTGAAAGTCGGAACGTTCTACGCCCGTCGTTTACTCAAGGATCGGAAAGCTGCTCAGTATGCTGGGTGGGCGCCCAAGAGCCACTTTTTGCTCGCCAGCCAAGCGCCTGCTGACTCACTGGGTACCACGCCCGCCCTCTACTGTCCGGCACTGGTCAATGCCGCCGTTTTATCTAACCTTAACAACTATCTAAGCCACGACAGCCTGCGCTTATTCGCGGGTCCAAATCTAGCATCGCCGCTCACTACGCGCCTGAAGCTGTATGACCTAGCGTACCTCTACAAGCTTTCTGATTCTGGCACCGAAGCCTTAGTGGGCAAGACCGACTGGTTTGCGGCCGATAGCGCAGCCACTACCCTGCTCGGCTGGGCGCCCGTGGCGGCGTTGCAACGCCTAGGCCAGGGCTGGTTTGTGGAAGCGGATTCTGCAGCAGCTGGTCGCGCCGCCCAACCGTCTGTTGCTTCCCCAACCACTGCGCTGCTCAATAAGCCTGACTCACTCGGTTTTTCCTTCGCCTTCCCGATGGTGTCGTGGTCCGGTGCTAGCCGGTTTCCTGTCCTCAAAAAAACGCAGGTTAATTCTAGTAGGCCAACTCTCTGGCAATTAGGGCTTCTCACGCCGCTGCTAGCCTCCGACAACTACGTACTAAACGCGAACGGCCAGCGCATCACGCAGCAGCAAATGATGAACTGGCAGGCTCATTCACTGTCCTACAACCTGCTCTACGTTGTGGAGGACAGCCGGGCGATGCGCCCTTTTTGGGGCGAGCTAGTGAACACCGCGCAAGCTACCATCAGCCGGTTGCAATCCCAGAATCAAGGCGCAGCGATTCGCCTGGGCGCCGTGCTCTACCATCGGATGCCAACTGCTACGCCAGCGGCGGCTCGCGTCAATCACATTACCACCCAGCCCCTGACGCGCGACCTAGGTCGGGCCGTTGATCGGCTGAGCCGGCTGAAGCTCGACAGCGTTGCTCGTGTAGCGAGTACCTCCCAACCCATCCGCGCGGGGCTCGAACAAGCCTTCAAAATGTTCGCCGACTACCCCGGCGAAAACAACGTGGTGGTCCTCGTCGGCATCAACGGCGACGCGAGCAATGTGGCGCAGACTAGGGCCATCCGCACCGGTATGCAGCGTTCAGAAGCTAGGTTACTCTCCTTTCAGGTGTCCGCACCAGCTGATACCCTAGCTAATAGCTTCGTGTTGCAGTCGCAGCAACTTGTTTTTCAGTCGGCACTAGAAGAAGGCAAGGCAAAGCGTGATCGGTTGGTAAATCCGGGCCAGGTGGTGCCAAAGCCCGTGTACGACTTGCAACTGGGCGCCCAAAACGTGTACCGTCTCGCATTTCCTAAGCAAAGCATGATTCCAGGCTGGGTGCTTTTCCCGACCAAAAACAAAACCTTGCCGATCAGCCTGCTTCAGTCGACTACGGACAGCTTGCTGGCGCAAATGCGCTTCGACACGCGTCAAACGCAAGCGGCGCTCGAACGAACATTCGCGGCGATGTTGCCCCTGCGTAGCCGCTTTAGCCCGCAGGTGAGTCGGGCCTTTGTGGCCCGAAAGGAAGCACTAATGCCCACGCTAACGCCTGCGGCCTTTGGGCTGCGCACTTACCCATTCTTCGACCGAGTTTACACTGGTTCTTTCGGTTCCACTACTGGTTTTCGGCAATTACGCCTAATAACTCTCGACACCTATGATGTTCTCGGGCAATGGCTTACCTTGTTGGCAGCGGATGACCTTACGCCTACCCGCTCAGCAGCTCGTCGGCAGTTGCTGGGCCGCTTTCGGCAGCTGGGCAAGCACACCGGCTCAGCCCTATCTGATACGGTACGCCTCAGCTTTCCGATAAGCCAACTGCTCGGCTTACCCGTTCGCCATCCTTTGCTCAATCAACTTCGAATGGCGGACCTGAACCAACCTAGCCGCCTGCCCCAAGAAACCTTTTTGCAATTGCTGGCCCTGCTGCGCGAACGGCGCGACTGGTACCAGCGGGTGCCTACCACGCCGCATGGTCGCTTAACCTCCAATGGCAATACCTACTACTGGTTGCGGGAGGATCTATTTCGGTAA
- a CDS encoding GPW/gp25 family protein: MSHLFYKYPMQVSKLMSRQPPVALFNRPTPAARLGDEHPTCSLAASIAQFLHLMLHTRPGELRSAPDFGCAIWEIEFDNDINLAGWEESLTRSLLASIRRHEPRLREVSVQVDFLTVAPQQDGAQQPTARRRANISVRGVVQLTDEAFSYATQLQLGQLTSS; encoded by the coding sequence ATGAGCCATTTGTTCTACAAATACCCCATGCAGGTCAGCAAGCTGATGAGCCGGCAACCGCCGGTTGCTCTCTTCAACCGCCCCACTCCTGCTGCTCGCCTCGGCGACGAGCACCCCACCTGCTCTTTGGCGGCTTCCATTGCGCAGTTCTTGCACCTGATGCTACACACGCGGCCCGGCGAACTGAGAAGCGCCCCCGACTTTGGATGTGCTATTTGGGAGATAGAGTTCGACAACGACATCAACCTAGCTGGTTGGGAAGAGTCGCTAACCCGCTCGCTGCTCGCTTCTATTCGTCGGCATGAGCCGCGCTTGCGCGAGGTAAGTGTGCAAGTCGACTTTCTTACAGTGGCACCGCAACAGGATGGTGCCCAACAACCGACGGCGCGGCGACGAGCCAACATCAGCGTGCGGGGCGTTGTGCAGCTCACCGATGAGGCCTTCTCCTATGCGACCCAGCTTCAGCTAGGTCAACTTACTTCCTCCTAA
- the tssO gene encoding type VI secretion system TssO, translated as MLTILGLRFSERQILFFYLLLATLLLTGLASWGLYHAYGFPVANARSLSVEIKRNQQLFEKQQQYLYLLDSTYLAIAAYQPGIKASFVEGDIKNQIAEVRRIYSIDTLQLFRTTDEVAKDSLQFFKAFEQAADFYQMMYDDKEILASKQANSELFTKELEECSISLQPAPAPQQATQTASLPASSTKP; from the coding sequence ATGCTCACGATTCTAGGGCTACGCTTTAGCGAACGACAAATTCTATTCTTCTACTTACTGCTGGCGACTTTACTGCTTACGGGTCTTGCTAGTTGGGGCTTGTACCATGCTTATGGCTTTCCGGTAGCAAACGCCCGGTCTTTATCCGTCGAGATAAAGCGTAACCAACAGCTTTTCGAGAAGCAACAACAGTATTTGTATCTACTCGATTCGACCTACCTCGCTATTGCCGCTTATCAGCCTGGTATCAAGGCCAGTTTTGTGGAAGGCGATATAAAAAATCAGATTGCTGAGGTTCGCCGAATCTATTCTATCGATACACTACAACTATTTCGAACCACTGATGAAGTAGCCAAAGACTCGCTGCAGTTCTTCAAAGCCTTCGAGCAGGCAGCTGACTTTTACCAAATGATGTATGACGACAAAGAAATCCTAGCCAGCAAGCAGGCAAACTCCGAGCTGTTTACCAAAGAGTTAGAAGAGTGCTCGATCAGCTTGCAACCTGCTCCCGCCCCACAGCAAGCTACCCAAACGGCATCATTGCCTGCTTCTTCTACGAAGCCTTAA